In Felis catus isolate Fca126 chromosome C2, F.catus_Fca126_mat1.0, whole genome shotgun sequence, a single window of DNA contains:
- the SKIL gene encoding ski-like protein, translated as MENLQTNFSLVQGSNKKLNGMGDDCGPPVKKMMTDVPANGKMMINKMPTVKKEHLEDYEVPMETDGEHVKRTCASVPEPLHLNPSLKHTLAQFHLSSQSSLGGPAAFSARYSQESMSPTVFLPLPSPQVLPGPLFIPSDSSTELTQTVLEGESISCFQVGGEKRLCLPQVLNSVLREFSLQQINTVCDELYIYCSRCTSDQLHILKVLGILPFNAPSCGLITLTDAQRLCNALLRPRTFPQNGSVLPAKNSLAQLKETGSAFEVEHECLGKCQGLFAPQFYVQPDAPCIQCLECCGMFAPQTFVMHSHRSPDKRTCHWGFESAKWHCYLHVNQKYLGTPEEKKLKIILEEMKEKFSMRNGKRTQSKIDTSSGMELQSWYPVIKQEGDHVSQTHSFLHPSYYLYMCDKVVAPNVSLTSAVSQSKEVTKTETSRTVPRPSEKPHSSGKHQKVVSYPDVSLEEQEKMDLKTSKELCSRVDPSVSNNSTSKKKPESTTCNFIRDTSKTGTDRDIVASSPLLVKDIICEDDKGKIMEEVMRTYVKQQEKLNSILQKKQQLQMEVEMLSSSKAMKELTEEQQNLQKELESLQNEHAQRMEEFYIEQKDLEKKLEQVMKQKCTCDSNLEKDKEAEYAAQLAELRQRLDHAEADRQELQDELRQEREARQKLEMMIKELKLQILKSSKTAKE; from the exons ATGGAAAATCTACAGACAAATTTTTCCTTGGTTCAGGGCTCAAATAAAAAACTGAATGGGATGGGAGATGATTGCGGCCCTCCAGTGAAAAAAATGATGACAGACGTTCctgcaaatggaaaaatgatgATAAACAAGATGCCAACAGTAAAGAAGGAACACTTGGAGGACTATGAAGTGCCAATGGAAACCGATGGGGAGCACGTCAAGCGAACCTGTGCCTCTGTGCCAGAACCTTTACATTTAAATCCCAGTTTGAAACACACTTTGGCACAATTTCATTTAAGTAGTCAGAGCTCTCTGGGTGGGCCAGCAGCATTTTCTGCTCGGTATTCCCAAGAAAGCATGTCACCCACTGTATTTCTGCCTCTTCCATCTCCTCAGGTTCTTCCTGGTCCACTGTTCATCCCTTCTGATAGCTCCACAGAACTCACACAGACTGTGTTGGAAGGGGAGTCTATTTCTTGTTTTCAGGTTGGAGGAGAAAAGAGACTCTGTTTGCCTCAAGTCTTAAATTCTGTTCTCCGAGAATTTTCACTCCAGCAAATAAATACGGTGTGTGACGAATTGTACATCTATTGTTCACGGTGTACTTCAGACCAGCTTCATATCTTAAAGGTCCTGGGAATACTTCCATTCAATGCCCCATCCTGTGGGTTGATCACATTAACTGATGCACAAAGACTATGTAATGCTTTATTGCGGCCACGCACTTTTCCTCAAAATGGTAGTGTACTTCCTGCTAAAAACTCATTGGCCCAGTTAAAGGAAACTGGCAGTGCCTTTGAAGTGGAACATGAATGCTTGGGCAAATGTCAGGGTCTGTTTGCACCCCAGTTTTATGTTCAGCCTGATGCTCCATGTATTCAGTGTCTGGAGTGCTGTGGAATGTTTGCGCCCCAGACATTTGTGATGCATTCTCACAGATCACCTGACAAAAGGACTTGCCACTGGGGCTTTGAGTCAGCCAAATGGCATTGCTATCTTCATGTGAACCAGAAATACTTAGGGACAcctgaagaaaagaaactgaagataatattagaagaaatgaaggagaaatttagcatgagaaatggaaaaaggacTCAATCTaag ATAGATACATCATCAGGAATGGAATTACAGTCATGGTACCCTGTTATAAAGCAGGAAGGTGACCATGTTTCGCAGACACATTCATTTTTACACCCCAG CTACTACTTATACATGTGTGATAAAGTGGTTGCACCAAATGTGTCGCTTACTTCTGCTGTATCCCAGTCTAAAGAGGTCACAAAGACAGAGACAAGTAGGACCGTACCAAGACCATCAGAGAAGCCTCATAGTAGTGGGAAACATCAAAAAGTGGTATCGTATCCAGATGTCTCACTGGAGGAACAGGAGAAAATGGATTTGAAAACAAGTAAAGAATTATGTAGCCGTGTAG ATCCATCAGTCTCAAATAATTCGACAAGTAAAAAGAAACCCGAGTCTACCACTTGCAATTTCATCAGAGACACAAGCAAGACAGGAACTGACCGTGATATTGTAGCTTCATCGCCACTTCTTGTCAAAGATATCATTTGTGAGGATGATAAGGGAAAAATCATGGAAGAAGTAATGAGAACTTACgtaaaacaacaggaaaaactGAACTCAATTTTGCAGAAGAAGCAACAACTTCAGATG GAAGTTGAAATGTTGAGTAGTTCAAAAGCTATGAAGGAACTCACTGAAGAGCAGCAGAATTTACAGAAAGAGCTTGAATCTTTACAGAATGAACATGCTCAAAGAATGGAAGAATTTTATATTGAACAGAAAGACTTAGAGAAAAAATTAGAGCAGGTAATGAAGCAAAAATGTACCTGTGATTCaaatttagaaaaagacaaagaggcTGAATATGCAGCACAG TTGGCAGAACTGAGACAGAGATTGGACCACGCCGAGGCTGATAGGCAAGAACTCCAAGATGAACTCAGACAGGAACGGGAGGCAAGACAGAAGTTAGAGATGATGATAAAAGAGCTGAAGCTGCAGATTTTGAAATCATCTAAGACTGCTAAAGAATAG